In a genomic window of Mycolicibacillus parakoreensis:
- a CDS encoding MMPL family transporter, with protein sequence MLHRIALLALTAPRRVVAVAALVMVGAAVFGVPVAGTLSAGGFQDPAAESAQATALLTEKFRQSDQQLLVLLTADAGVGAKPVARVGADITDQLTASRWVLSVTSAWTPGPQAAELTSRDGRSGLIVANLAGGENNAQRYADALAADLPDDSDGVQVRAGGSAMVYAQINQQTEHDLLLMESIAIPLSFLVLVWVFGGLLAAALPVAVGALAIVGSMAVLRLITFTTDVSIFALNLTVAMGLALAIDYTLLIVSRYRDELADGVDPERALIRTVATAGRTVLFSAVTVALSVSAMVLFPMYFLRSFAYAGVATVAFAAIAAVVVTPAVIVLFGPRLNMLDVRALARRLLRRAVPPRRPVRELFWYRWSSAVMRRAVPVGAAVVLLLLVLGAPFLGVRWGFPDERVLPASASAHQVGDQLREDFAGDSATAVTVVVPDADGLDPAALDRYGAALSRVGDVAAVSTPTATFVDGGAYGPPTAGGRADGSAYLTVSSHAALFSEASERQLDALHAVPGPDGRAVQMAGLAQINRDSVAAITSRIPLVLTVIGVVTFVLLFLLTGSVVLPLKALVLNVLSLTAAFGALVWIFQDGHLGAFGTTPTGTLVANMPVLLFCIAFGLSMDYEVFLLSRIREYWLDSAQTSADNDDSVALGLARTGRVITAAALIMSISFAGLIAAQVSFMRMFGVGLTVAILVDATLVRMVLVPAFMHVLGRWNWWAPPALTRLHGRIGISETSA encoded by the coding sequence GTGCTGCACCGGATCGCTCTGCTGGCCCTGACCGCGCCGCGCCGCGTGGTCGCGGTGGCCGCGCTGGTCATGGTCGGCGCGGCCGTCTTCGGGGTGCCGGTGGCCGGCACGTTGTCCGCCGGCGGGTTCCAGGACCCCGCCGCCGAGTCGGCACAGGCCACGGCGTTGCTCACCGAGAAATTCCGCCAGAGTGATCAACAGCTGCTGGTGCTGCTCACCGCCGACGCGGGGGTCGGCGCCAAACCGGTGGCCCGCGTCGGTGCGGACATCACCGATCAGCTGACCGCGTCGCGGTGGGTGCTCAGCGTCACCTCCGCGTGGACGCCCGGCCCGCAGGCGGCCGAGCTGACCAGCCGCGACGGCCGGTCGGGGCTGATCGTGGCCAACCTCGCCGGCGGGGAGAACAACGCGCAGCGCTACGCCGACGCCCTGGCCGCCGACCTGCCCGACGACAGCGACGGGGTGCAGGTGCGTGCCGGGGGCAGCGCCATGGTCTACGCCCAGATCAACCAGCAGACCGAGCACGACCTGCTGCTGATGGAGTCGATCGCGATCCCGCTGAGCTTCCTGGTGCTGGTGTGGGTGTTCGGCGGGCTGCTGGCCGCCGCACTGCCGGTGGCGGTGGGCGCGCTGGCCATCGTCGGGTCGATGGCGGTCCTGCGCCTGATCACGTTCACCACCGACGTCTCGATCTTCGCGCTGAACCTCACCGTGGCGATGGGCCTGGCGCTGGCCATCGACTACACGCTGCTGATCGTCAGCCGGTACCGCGACGAGCTGGCCGACGGCGTCGATCCCGAGCGGGCCCTGATCCGCACGGTCGCCACCGCGGGGCGCACCGTGCTGTTCTCCGCGGTGACCGTGGCGTTGTCGGTCTCGGCGATGGTGCTGTTCCCGATGTACTTCCTCCGATCGTTCGCCTACGCCGGGGTCGCCACCGTCGCCTTCGCCGCGATCGCCGCGGTGGTGGTGACCCCCGCGGTGATCGTGCTGTTCGGGCCGCGGCTGAACATGCTCGATGTGCGCGCCCTGGCCCGCCGGCTGCTGCGCCGGGCGGTTCCGCCGCGGCGGCCGGTGCGGGAGCTGTTCTGGTACCGCTGGTCGAGCGCGGTGATGCGCCGCGCGGTGCCCGTCGGCGCGGCGGTGGTGTTGCTGCTGCTTGTGCTCGGCGCGCCGTTTCTCGGGGTCCGTTGGGGCTTCCCCGACGAGCGGGTGCTGCCGGCCTCGGCGTCGGCGCACCAGGTCGGAGATCAGCTGCGCGAGGACTTCGCCGGCGATTCGGCCACCGCGGTGACCGTGGTCGTCCCCGACGCCGACGGACTCGACCCGGCCGCGCTGGATCGCTACGGGGCCGCGCTGTCGCGGGTCGGCGACGTCGCCGCGGTGTCGACACCGACCGCCACGTTCGTCGACGGCGGCGCCTACGGCCCGCCCACGGCGGGTGGACGCGCCGACGGCAGCGCCTATCTGACCGTTTCCAGCCACGCCGCGCTGTTCTCGGAGGCCTCCGAACGGCAACTCGACGCGTTGCACGCCGTGCCCGGCCCGGACGGGAGGGCGGTGCAGATGGCCGGACTCGCGCAGATCAACCGGGACAGCGTCGCGGCGATCACCTCCCGGATTCCGCTGGTGTTGACGGTGATCGGGGTGGTGACCTTCGTGCTGCTGTTCCTGCTCACCGGCAGCGTCGTGCTGCCGCTCAAGGCGCTGGTGCTCAACGTGTTGTCGTTGACCGCAGCGTTCGGGGCACTGGTCTGGATCTTCCAGGACGGTCATCTGGGGGCCTTCGGCACCACCCCGACCGGCACCCTGGTCGCCAACATGCCGGTGCTGTTGTTCTGCATCGCGTTCGGGTTGTCGATGGACTACGAGGTGTTCCTGCTCTCCCGCATCCGGGAGTACTGGTTGGACTCGGCGCAGACCAGCGCCGACAACGACGACAGCGTCGCGCTCGGACTGGCCCGCACCGGCCGGGTCATCACCGCCGCGGCGCTGATCATGTCGATCTCGTTCGCCGGGCTGATCGCCGCGCAGGTGTCGTTCATGCGCATGTTCGGGGTGGGGTTGACCGTGGCGATCCTCGTCGACGCCACCCTGGTGCGGATGGTGTTGGTGCCGGCGTTCATGCACGTGCTGGGCCGCTGGAACTGGTGGGCACCGCCCGCGCTGACCCGGCTGCACGGCCGCATCGGTATCAGCGAGACGAGCGCCTAA
- a CDS encoding class I SAM-dependent methyltransferase has translation MSGTAPVNHPFFARIWTYLSAHETAWLHDRRRENLAGLTGRVLEVGAGTGTNFAFYPATVTQVVAVEPEPRLREAAGRAAAAAPVPVQVRAGTAEDLVPDDPFDAVVCSLMLCSVADPPAVLRRLAAHLRDGGELRYFEHVASSGARGGLQRAVDATFWPRLFGNCHTHRDTEASITAAGFVPQQSRRGHQFPVWAPVPVSEFVLGRALKPA, from the coding sequence GTGAGCGGCACCGCACCCGTCAACCACCCGTTTTTCGCTCGGATCTGGACCTACCTGTCGGCCCATGAGACCGCGTGGCTGCACGACCGGCGTCGGGAGAACCTGGCCGGGCTGACCGGACGGGTGCTGGAGGTGGGGGCCGGAACCGGCACCAACTTCGCGTTCTACCCCGCCACGGTGACCCAGGTGGTGGCCGTCGAACCGGAGCCGCGGCTGCGGGAGGCGGCCGGGCGCGCCGCGGCCGCCGCGCCGGTTCCGGTGCAGGTGCGCGCCGGCACCGCCGAGGACCTCGTGCCCGACGACCCGTTCGACGCGGTGGTGTGTTCGCTGATGCTCTGCTCGGTCGCCGATCCGCCCGCGGTGTTACGTCGGCTCGCCGCCCACCTGCGCGACGGCGGGGAACTGCGCTACTTCGAGCACGTCGCGAGCAGCGGCGCCCGCGGCGGGTTGCAGCGCGCCGTGGACGCCACGTTCTGGCCCCGGCTGTTCGGGAACTGTCACACCCACCGCGACACCGAGGCCAGCATCACCGCGGCCGGTTTCGTGCCCCAGCAGTCGCGCCGCGGCCACCAGTTCCCGGTCTGGGCGCCGGTGCCGGTCTCGGAGTTCGTGCTGGGCCGTGCGTTGAAACCGGCCTGA